From one Peptoniphilaceae bacterium AMB_02 genomic stretch:
- the cobA gene encoding uroporphyrinogen-III C-methyltransferase has product MGKVYLIGAGPGDPGLITVKGLDILRKADAILYDRLASPELLDENKDALKIYCGKAAGHHSMTQDETNEKLYELSKDHGIVVRLKGGDPYVFGRGGEEAVYLKDRNVEFEIIPGITSGIGGFAYAGVPVSYREIATSIHLITGHLKDAEAIDFKTYAKLQGTLVFYMGVANLKSIAEGLIEGGMDASMPLMVLYNATLPDQESHLLTLKEVVELEDMKRFKTPSLILVGEVAGFSEKINFLDFLPLNKKRIVITRSRAQSKRTIDRFRELGAEVLSIPTIKTELIEDYNLESLLNKIPNGIIAFSSANGVNYFMDLLLSKKDIRALGSYRIASIGKETTRTLKSYNITPDIEAVNSTSEGFSKEIQKNSTTGESLIIVRPEDSRGIISNICSENLNCTEAIIYRTVPEELDLGSLSELKEGFDFICFTSSSTVHHLMEGIEKSCLNTFEKDLILKEISKKAVSIGPITTKTLNKYNIKPCIESPESSVESMVSSICKGVKNA; this is encoded by the coding sequence ATGGGAAAAGTTTATCTTATCGGGGCAGGTCCAGGAGACCCCGGACTAATTACAGTTAAGGGACTTGATATACTTAGAAAAGCTGATGCCATACTCTACGATAGACTCGCATCACCTGAACTATTAGACGAAAATAAAGATGCCTTGAAAATATACTGTGGAAAAGCTGCAGGTCATCACTCTATGACACAAGATGAGACGAATGAAAAACTGTATGAACTTTCAAAAGATCATGGTATAGTCGTCAGACTTAAAGGTGGAGATCCTTATGTCTTCGGTCGTGGCGGTGAAGAAGCTGTGTATTTAAAGGATAGGAATGTAGAATTTGAAATCATCCCCGGCATTACCAGCGGAATAGGCGGATTTGCATATGCGGGTGTTCCCGTCAGCTACCGCGAAATCGCAACCAGTATTCACCTTATAACAGGCCATCTTAAAGATGCTGAAGCAATAGACTTTAAAACCTATGCAAAACTTCAAGGGACCCTCGTATTTTATATGGGAGTTGCGAACCTAAAATCAATTGCCGAAGGACTTATCGAAGGAGGCATGGATGCTTCTATGCCGCTGATGGTTCTCTACAATGCCACCCTTCCGGACCAGGAATCTCATCTACTAACTCTAAAGGAAGTGGTAGAACTCGAGGATATGAAGAGATTTAAAACTCCATCCCTCATACTGGTTGGTGAAGTGGCCGGTTTTTCAGAAAAGATTAACTTTTTAGATTTTCTGCCTCTCAATAAAAAGAGAATAGTAATAACCAGAAGTAGAGCTCAAAGCAAGAGAACCATAGACAGATTTAGAGAACTCGGAGCAGAAGTGCTTTCCATTCCAACGATAAAAACAGAACTAATTGAAGACTATAATCTTGAATCGCTTTTGAACAAAATCCCGAATGGCATCATTGCATTTTCAAGTGCAAATGGTGTAAACTACTTTATGGACTTACTCTTGAGTAAAAAGGACATTAGAGCACTGGGTTCATATAGAATCGCATCCATTGGAAAAGAGACTACCAGAACTTTAAAATCCTACAATATCACACCTGATATAGAAGCTGTTAACTCAACCTCTGAAGGCTTTTCTAAAGAGATTCAAAAAAACAGCACAACTGGTGAGAGCCTAATAATTGTAAGACCGGAAGACTCAAGAGGTATTATTTCAAATATCTGTTCAGAAAACTTAAACTGCACAGAAGCTATTATCTATAGGACAGTCCCTGAAGAACTTGACTTGGGTTCCCTATCCGAATTAAAAGAGGGTTTTGACTTTATATGCTTTACCAGCTCATCTACAGTTCATCACCTTATGGAAGGCATTGAAAAGTCCTGTCTCAACACATTTGAGAAAGATTTAATATTAAAAGAAATATCCAAAAAAGCTGTATCAATTGGTCCTATTACAACAAAGACCTTAAATAAATACAATATAAAACCATGCATAGAATCACCGGAGAGTTCCGTAGAATCCATGGTCAGTTCCATTTGCAAAGGAGTTAAGAATGCTTAG
- a CDS encoding DUF1659 domain-containing protein encodes MATKNLESLRLKLILDGGTVDGKMVRVNKTYSQIKKTATDKNLLGAAGEIAGLQNKPVINVVRLEESTLSE; translated from the coding sequence ATGGCAACAAAAAATCTTGAATCTTTAAGATTAAAGCTAATCCTGGACGGAGGAACTGTCGACGGAAAAATGGTAAGAGTCAACAAGACTTATAGCCAAATCAAAAAGACTGCGACAGATAAAAACCTACTTGGAGCAGCAGGAGAAATAGCGGGATTGCAAAACAAACCCGTTATCAATGTAGTCAGACTCGAAGAGTCAACACTGAGTGAATAA
- a CDS encoding amino acid carrier protein, giving the protein MDFFVKLANWLWGPPILILIVGGGLIISLRTGFFQIRYLPFILKETFGKMFSKETEGEGTVSAFQAMTTALASSIGAANIVVVPTIIFAAGPGAVFWMWVAAIVGQATKFGEVALGIKYRKTNKDGDFVGGACYYLKEGIGGNLGKIIGAFTAFFFMIEIFPSITLQTLSAAGAIEMMGSSFGMANTGLIKTIAIIAIFILTSLVVHGGVKAIGEVTEKLVPFMAVIYLVFGAIILAMNFSAIPGAFKMIIVGAFNPKAVVGGVGGATLKAIIQNGIARGVYSNEAGMGSAPYGHAAATTDHPARQGLWGCFEVIVDTLIVCTVSALLVLTTGVWNPEMSAAEMKAVSPVAIERVFNSSFGSIGSLVLSVCLFLFVMSTIIVIAFYTDKLGEYLFGTKAGNIIRWLSTFMIILAIFLSFDNAGTFLDITLGLVVIPNMIGLVMMSGQIKDLKNDFFNNPEFYPGAKKSKLKGAPSKN; this is encoded by the coding sequence ATGGATTTTTTCGTTAAGCTTGCCAATTGGTTATGGGGACCACCGATACTTATTCTAATAGTTGGTGGAGGCTTAATAATTTCGCTAAGAACAGGATTCTTTCAAATTCGATACCTTCCATTTATTCTAAAAGAGACTTTTGGCAAAATGTTCTCTAAGGAAACGGAAGGAGAAGGAACTGTATCAGCTTTCCAGGCTATGACAACAGCCCTTGCTTCATCTATAGGAGCTGCAAATATCGTAGTTGTTCCTACGATAATATTTGCGGCAGGACCCGGAGCGGTATTTTGGATGTGGGTCGCAGCAATAGTAGGACAGGCAACTAAGTTTGGAGAGGTAGCATTGGGTATCAAGTACAGAAAGACAAATAAGGACGGAGACTTTGTAGGAGGTGCTTGTTACTATCTAAAAGAGGGAATAGGAGGAAATTTAGGAAAGATAATAGGAGCATTTACAGCTTTCTTCTTTATGATTGAAATTTTCCCTTCAATTACTCTTCAGACTCTATCTGCAGCTGGTGCAATCGAAATGATGGGTTCATCATTCGGAATGGCAAATACGGGATTAATAAAGACTATTGCTATTATAGCCATTTTTATACTGACATCCCTTGTTGTTCACGGTGGAGTTAAAGCCATAGGAGAAGTTACAGAAAAATTGGTGCCTTTTATGGCAGTTATATACTTAGTTTTCGGTGCTATTATTCTTGCTATGAATTTTAGCGCAATTCCGGGAGCATTTAAAATGATAATTGTAGGTGCATTTAATCCGAAGGCTGTTGTTGGAGGAGTTGGAGGAGCAACTCTTAAGGCAATTATTCAAAATGGTATTGCCAGAGGTGTTTATTCCAACGAAGCCGGCATGGGCTCTGCACCGTATGGACATGCAGCAGCAACCACTGATCATCCGGCCAGACAAGGACTTTGGGGATGTTTCGAAGTAATAGTAGATACTCTAATCGTATGTACAGTTTCTGCATTACTAGTACTTACTACAGGTGTATGGAATCCGGAAATGAGTGCAGCAGAGATGAAAGCAGTTTCACCTGTTGCAATTGAAAGAGTCTTCAATTCAAGCTTTGGTTCAATAGGATCGTTAGTTCTTTCAGTATGTCTATTCCTATTTGTAATGTCTACGATAATAGTTATAGCTTTTTATACTGATAAACTTGGAGAGTACTTATTCGGAACTAAGGCAGGAAATATTATTAGATGGTTGTCAACCTTTATGATAATCCTGGCTATCTTCTTAAGCTTCGACAATGCAGGGACTTTCTTGGATATAACACTAGGACTGGTAGTTATACCAAATATGATTGGACTTGTAATGATGAGTGGCCAAATAAAAGATCTTAAAAATGATTTCTTTAACAATCCTGAATTTTATCCAGGAGCAAAGAAATCCAAACTTAAAGGAGCACCAAGTAAAAATTAG
- a CDS encoding bifunctional precorrin-2 dehydrogenase/sirohydrochlorin ferrochelatase, whose amino-acid sequence MKTYPIMLNLKNKRVLIVGGGYVATRKLKNLIGKGAKITVISPKFTERILELHSKNLIAIDKRYLTIDMVEYVKSFFMVIFATDDYELQDRYEELLTDSNLLFVRTDKRDASRFITPTVMEIDNITIATSTQGLSPLYNKYIHEQIKEKIDLQEIANKMEMYSEVREMLKIRYEDIEDRKLILKKIQDCNLSELTELLDKLKQGIDIL is encoded by the coding sequence ATGAAAACATATCCCATTATGCTCAACTTAAAAAACAAGAGAGTTCTAATAGTTGGTGGTGGTTACGTAGCTACCAGAAAGCTTAAAAATCTAATCGGCAAAGGCGCAAAAATCACCGTAATATCACCTAAATTTACCGAAAGAATTTTAGAACTGCATTCTAAAAATTTAATAGCAATCGACAAGAGATATCTTACAATCGACATGGTCGAATACGTGAAGAGTTTCTTTATGGTAATCTTTGCAACAGATGATTATGAACTCCAAGATAGATATGAAGAGCTTCTCACCGATTCAAACCTGCTCTTTGTCCGAACTGATAAAAGAGATGCAAGCAGATTTATAACACCGACTGTAATGGAGATAGATAATATAACCATAGCTACATCCACTCAGGGGTTATCCCCTCTTTATAATAAGTATATCCACGAACAGATAAAAGAGAAAATAGATCTTCAGGAAATCGCCAATAAAATGGAGATGTACTCTGAAGTTAGGGAAATGCTCAAAATAAGATACGAAGATATTGAAGACAGGAAGTTAATACTTAAAAAAATACAGGATTGTAATTTAAGTGAACTTACAGAACTGCTGGATAAATTAAAACAAGGAATTGATATTTTATGA
- the hemC gene encoding hydroxymethylbilane synthase — protein sequence MKKRIVIGTRGSNLAVSQTNTVKEMILNHYPDYEVEIEIIKTLGDLRRDVALDALDRKGIFTKEIEDKLMDGSIDIAVHSMKDMPSEVNSSLHFPITLKREDPSDVLVMKDGITLEDIRGANLKIGTGSKRRILLSRLFLGANPTVPIRGNVETRIRKIYDMELGGVILAKAGINRLKLSSLNEYILPKDEFLPAPCQGILAIQTLKSNREINEILKPLNHDETYFEMTVEREFMRTLGGGCHSPMGISILKDGESYTVKGLFGTEDLDNYIIESIKTNRENAVADSILLAEKLKEKIREVK from the coding sequence ATGAAAAAAAGAATAGTGATAGGAACTAGAGGTTCAAACCTTGCAGTTTCTCAAACAAATACGGTTAAAGAAATGATATTAAATCACTATCCCGACTATGAAGTTGAAATAGAAATAATAAAGACCTTGGGAGATTTAAGACGAGATGTGGCGCTTGATGCATTGGATAGAAAAGGCATTTTCACCAAAGAAATCGAAGATAAATTGATGGACGGAAGCATTGATATCGCTGTTCATTCTATGAAGGATATGCCCTCTGAAGTAAACAGTTCTCTTCACTTTCCCATAACCTTAAAAAGAGAAGATCCTTCAGATGTACTGGTTATGAAAGACGGAATTACACTGGAAGATATAAGAGGTGCAAACCTAAAAATCGGCACCGGATCAAAGAGAAGAATCCTTCTTTCAAGACTATTTTTAGGAGCCAATCCTACAGTTCCGATTAGAGGAAATGTCGAAACCAGGATAAGAAAAATCTATGATATGGAACTGGGCGGAGTTATACTCGCAAAGGCCGGAATAAATAGACTTAAGCTTAGTTCTTTGAACGAATATATTCTACCCAAAGACGAGTTTCTACCTGCACCTTGTCAAGGCATACTTGCTATTCAAACACTGAAATCAAACCGGGAAATAAACGAGATCCTCAAACCTCTAAACCACGATGAAACCTATTTTGAGATGACTGTTGAACGCGAATTCATGAGAACACTGGGCGGAGGATGTCACTCACCGATGGGTATATCTATCTTAAAAGACGGAGAATCCTATACGGTAAAAGGACTTTTCGGTACAGAGGATTTAGATAATTATATAATAGAAAGCATCAAAACTAATCGTGAAAATGCAGTAGCGGATTCCATCCTACTTGCAGAAAAGCTGAAAGAAAAAATCAGAGAGGTAAAATAA
- a CDS encoding s-methyl-5-thioribose-1-phosphate isomerase, with product MKRQDYDLAKILKYENVAWFSDGIVRILDRRYYPAEERYVDCKTHLEVAAAIRDMVTQSAGPYTAAGMGMTLAAFNNRELKGDELMAVLEDAGEALSTARPTTTSRMRVVTKGCLEAAKNADKDGREPYQAIFDRTIDSLNRRYKVMQIVGDNLASLFKEDSVIMTQCYGETVVGTMLRAANRMGIKPKFVVPETRPFLQGAKLTASVIHEMGFELKLISDNMAAWAISHYGVNLFTSAADTITTDGYVVNKVGTLQIAILAKHFGVPYYVTGIPDDVAINDVDIEFRNPNEITSFMGLRTTLEGVEGIYPAFDITPPELVTGYVTDRGILMLDELKEYKKEKTEFY from the coding sequence ATGAAAAGACAGGATTACGACTTGGCAAAGATACTAAAATATGAAAATGTTGCTTGGTTTAGTGACGGAATCGTCAGAATACTCGACAGGAGATACTATCCGGCAGAGGAGCGATATGTGGACTGCAAAACTCATTTGGAGGTTGCTGCTGCGATAAGAGATATGGTAACCCAGTCAGCAGGTCCTTATACTGCTGCCGGAATGGGGATGACACTTGCGGCTTTTAATAATAGAGAACTTAAGGGCGATGAACTTATGGCGGTATTAGAAGATGCGGGAGAGGCTCTATCTACTGCAAGACCGACAACTACTTCGAGGATGAGAGTTGTAACGAAAGGATGTCTAGAGGCTGCAAAAAATGCTGATAAAGATGGACGAGAACCATATCAAGCAATATTTGACAGGACGATTGATTCGCTTAATAGAAGATATAAGGTAATGCAGATTGTTGGGGATAATCTTGCCTCGCTTTTTAAAGAGGATTCAGTAATTATGACTCAATGTTATGGAGAAACTGTGGTTGGGACCATGCTTAGAGCTGCAAACAGGATGGGAATTAAACCGAAATTTGTAGTGCCTGAGACCAGACCGTTTTTACAAGGCGCAAAACTTACAGCTTCTGTAATTCACGAGATGGGCTTTGAGCTTAAGTTGATAAGTGATAATATGGCAGCTTGGGCAATAAGTCATTATGGTGTTAATTTATTTACCTCTGCTGCAGATACTATAACGACAGACGGATATGTGGTGAATAAAGTCGGTACGCTACAAATAGCAATACTTGCAAAACATTTTGGAGTTCCATACTATGTGACGGGGATTCCGGATGATGTGGCCATAAATGATGTTGACATAGAGTTCAGAAATCCGAATGAGATTACCTCTTTTATGGGATTACGGACTACTCTTGAGGGTGTGGAAGGGATTTATCCCGCTTTTGACATTACTCCTCCTGAGCTTGTTACGGGATATGTTACAGATAGAGGCATACTTATGCTGGATGAACTGAAAGAATATAAAAAAGAGAAAACAGAATTTTATTGA
- a CDS encoding S-methyl-5'-thioinosine phosphorylase: protein MKYAIIGGTGVYSAGEGRTINVSTEYGDVDVDVLEINGTEIAFISRHGKDHSIPPHLINYRANMKALHELGVRYIYATVAVGSMNEDFVPGDIVIANDFLDFTKVREHTFFTGGEHGVRHVEMSDPYCKNMRAKLNALAYNEGVKIAGEGVYVTTEGPRFETAAEIRFMKMIGGDIVGMTNVPEVTLAKELGMCYSAVGIITNWCTGMTTEIAGHDIDATMNQRKDTLTELFVKVFNDGLDQEHCNCADSLI, encoded by the coding sequence ATGAAATACGCAATAATTGGTGGGACAGGAGTTTACAGCGCTGGGGAAGGCAGAACTATAAATGTGAGCACGGAATACGGGGATGTCGATGTTGATGTGCTTGAAATAAACGGAACTGAGATAGCTTTTATTTCAAGACATGGAAAGGACCATTCAATACCTCCTCATTTAATTAACTATAGGGCAAATATGAAAGCTCTTCACGAACTGGGCGTAAGATATATCTACGCAACTGTAGCTGTAGGATCCATGAATGAGGATTTTGTACCGGGAGATATTGTAATAGCAAATGATTTTCTAGATTTTACAAAAGTTAGAGAACATACCTTTTTTACAGGCGGTGAACATGGAGTAAGGCATGTAGAAATGTCAGATCCTTATTGCAAGAATATGAGAGCTAAGTTAAATGCACTGGCTTATAATGAAGGAGTAAAGATAGCGGGAGAGGGAGTCTATGTGACTACTGAAGGTCCAAGGTTTGAAACTGCTGCAGAGATTAGATTTATGAAGATGATAGGTGGGGACATCGTTGGAATGACTAATGTACCGGAGGTTACACTGGCTAAGGAACTCGGCATGTGTTATAGTGCCGTCGGGATAATCACGAACTGGTGTACGGGAATGACTACAGAAATTGCAGGTCATGATATAGATGCCACGATGAATCAAAGAAAGGACACATTAACCGAACTTTTTGTAAAAGTTTTTAATGATGGTTTGGATCAAGAACATTGCAATTGTGCTGATTCTTTAATCTAA
- a CDS encoding DUF2922 domain-containing protein → MDKKILELEFKDAQDKKFFLRIDDPKNDLDEEKVSAAMSRLIGFDVLANREVDIKEAVAAREIVTTVSEYSI, encoded by the coding sequence ATGGACAAGAAAATCTTAGAACTTGAGTTTAAAGACGCTCAAGACAAAAAATTCTTTTTAAGAATTGACGATCCAAAAAATGATTTGGACGAAGAAAAAGTATCTGCCGCAATGAGCAGATTGATTGGATTCGATGTATTGGCAAATAGAGAAGTAGATATAAAAGAAGCAGTTGCTGCCAGAGAAATAGTAACAACGGTTTCTGAATACTCTATTTAG
- a CDS encoding helix-turn-helix domain-containing protein, whose protein sequence is MFSKDKNIVVQNDISKSTSIINKTVLAIDLQYLTTPTYPILHQNARFWYILEGRGKFEIQGRKIDIEPGVLIGVLPWQCTEVIEVIEPIKYYVIVYEFDLVNGSMKNSLNVLKENYDVFGNIYSNTFVKCNEIQSEYVESICNNIQFELGLESEKKIVPERPLNNIFLFTLLVDLCIIFYRASQDKKLSDTNDSKRRRTSHKIEIFHYMYFKLNSRITLQDLSDRYYMSRSAISKYIYDSIGISFNELVSIMRMARLLNYIHFSDMTLKELAMLLGYSDASHISKFFHSKFKMNISEYKNAKSEDIKTLRIKEYEKCKNVIMYILDNYYLDLTLDEVAIEHNLSNDDVNNILEYFMEKSYTSFLNYVRIIKASEILLKTDKSVSDIALEVGYNNSRTFNRNFMKTYSLSPTEFRKKTKCQDELL, encoded by the coding sequence ATGTTTTCTAAAGATAAAAATATTGTCGTTCAAAATGACATATCCAAATCTACGAGCATCATCAATAAAACAGTCTTAGCTATAGACCTTCAATATTTGACAACTCCTACCTATCCAATACTACACCAAAATGCAAGATTTTGGTATATTCTAGAAGGTAGGGGAAAATTTGAAATTCAAGGAAGGAAAATTGATATTGAGCCCGGTGTTTTAATCGGGGTTTTGCCATGGCAATGTACTGAAGTCATTGAAGTTATAGAGCCCATTAAGTACTATGTGATAGTCTATGAATTCGATCTGGTTAATGGTTCGATGAAAAACTCCTTGAATGTTCTAAAAGAGAACTACGATGTATTTGGAAATATTTACTCGAACACCTTCGTTAAATGCAATGAAATTCAATCGGAGTATGTTGAAAGTATATGCAATAATATCCAATTTGAACTGGGATTAGAGTCGGAGAAGAAAATAGTTCCTGAAAGACCGCTCAATAATATCTTTCTGTTCACTCTACTGGTTGATCTTTGCATAATATTTTATAGAGCCTCTCAAGATAAAAAGCTATCTGATACAAACGATTCTAAGCGCAGGAGAACTTCACATAAGATAGAGATTTTTCACTATATGTACTTTAAATTAAACAGTAGAATTACTCTTCAAGATTTATCAGATAGGTATTATATGAGCAGGTCTGCAATAAGCAAATACATCTATGACTCTATAGGAATATCATTTAATGAACTCGTATCTATAATGAGAATGGCAAGACTTTTGAATTACATTCACTTTTCAGATATGACGCTTAAAGAACTGGCTATGCTTCTTGGCTATTCAGACGCATCTCATATTTCAAAGTTCTTTCATTCTAAATTTAAAATGAATATTTCCGAATATAAGAACGCTAAATCTGAAGATATAAAAACACTTAGAATTAAAGAATATGAGAAATGCAAAAATGTCATAATGTATATTTTAGATAATTACTATTTAGATTTAACTCTGGATGAAGTTGCTATCGAACACAATCTGTCCAATGATGATGTCAACAATATCCTCGAGTATTTTATGGAAAAATCCTATACTTCATTTTTGAATTATGTAAGGATAATTAAAGCCTCGGAGATTCTGCTAAAAACAGATAAATCCGTTTCCGACATAGCTTTGGAAGTCGGGTATAATAATTCCAGAACCTTTAACAGAAATTTCATGAAGACATATAGCCTATCACCTACTGAGTTTAGGAAAAAGACAAAATGCCAAGATGAACTATTGTAA
- a CDS encoding TOBE domain-containing protein — protein MKLSARNQLKGKVVDILEGAVNGVVVIDIGGGNKISATITMNAIQELGLEVGKEAYAVIKATNVMVGVD, from the coding sequence ATGAAACTTAGTGCAAGAAATCAATTAAAGGGTAAAGTCGTTGACATACTTGAAGGAGCAGTGAATGGAGTTGTGGTTATAGATATTGGTGGAGGAAATAAAATCTCTGCAACTATAACTATGAATGCAATCCAGGAGTTAGGACTTGAAGTAGGAAAAGAAGCATATGCTGTTATTAAAGCTACTAATGTAATGGTCGGAGTAGACTAA
- a CDS encoding YvrJ family protein yields MDEILQYVSNLGFPIALSVYLLVRLEGKMQALTQSIENLSVAIRSKEL; encoded by the coding sequence ATGGACGAGATACTTCAATATGTTTCAAACCTTGGTTTTCCAATAGCACTGTCGGTATACTTGCTCGTAAGACTGGAAGGTAAGATGCAAGCGCTGACTCAAAGCATTGAAAATCTAAGCGTGGCAATAAGGAGTAAAGAACTATAA
- the hemB gene encoding porphobilinogen synthase — translation MLRSRRLRQTENLRRLRKETHLHIDDFIYPLFIVPGEGIKKEIPSLKDQYHLSVDMLEAEINEITSLGLKYVMLFGLPESKDELGTSGFIENGTIQRAVRKIKEVNPDIVVVTDVCMCEYTSHGHCGILDDCGCVDNDCTLTYLSKIALSHAQTGADIICPSDMMDGRVEAIRKTLDENGFVNTPILSHSSKFASSYYGPFREACDSAPSHGNRKGYQLDFHNGREAIMEGEFDMMEGADILMVKPALAYLDVVKAYRENFNLPIAVYNVSGEYQMLVSAVDSGIVCEDIIYESLIAMKRAGADIIVSYFAKYAAKKIQSGEWI, via the coding sequence ATGCTTAGATCAAGAAGACTTAGACAAACAGAAAACCTTAGGAGACTGCGTAAAGAAACGCATCTTCATATCGATGACTTTATCTATCCCCTATTTATAGTACCGGGAGAAGGAATCAAAAAAGAGATTCCTTCATTAAAGGATCAGTACCATCTATCGGTGGACATGCTTGAAGCTGAAATCAATGAAATTACGAGCTTAGGACTAAAATACGTCATGCTTTTCGGACTTCCGGAATCAAAAGACGAATTAGGTACTTCAGGTTTTATCGAAAATGGCACAATCCAAAGAGCCGTCAGAAAAATAAAAGAAGTAAATCCCGATATCGTAGTGGTTACAGATGTATGTATGTGCGAATACACATCACATGGACACTGCGGAATCCTGGATGACTGTGGCTGTGTCGACAACGACTGCACACTTACTTATCTTTCTAAAATTGCACTTTCTCATGCACAAACAGGTGCTGATATCATCTGTCCTTCCGACATGATGGACGGAAGAGTTGAAGCAATCAGAAAGACTTTGGATGAAAACGGATTTGTAAATACTCCGATTCTGTCACATAGTTCAAAATTTGCATCTTCTTACTACGGTCCATTCCGTGAAGCTTGTGACTCTGCTCCATCACACGGAAACCGTAAAGGATATCAGCTTGACTTCCACAATGGTAGAGAAGCGATAATGGAAGGTGAGTTTGATATGATGGAAGGAGCAGACATACTTATGGTAAAACCTGCACTAGCATATCTGGATGTCGTAAAAGCTTATCGTGAGAATTTCAATCTCCCAATAGCCGTATACAATGTCAGCGGAGAATACCAAATGCTTGTAAGTGCAGTAGATTCAGGCATCGTTTGTGAAGATATCATCTATGAATCACTTATCGCCATGAAAAGAGCCGGCGCAGACATCATCGTAAGTTACTTTGCAAAATACGCTGCTAAAAAGATTCAAAGCGGCGAATGGATCTAA
- a CDS encoding sigma-70 family RNA polymerase sigma factor, which produces MNKKIDNEMIERALKGSLEDKDTIVELLEPLIKSSISRYYYRAHLYDDLMQDGKLEILKCFKNFDPSQGVYFLGYVKTMLRYYYLNRNRDKECFSLDETNEEGLCQLELLESDENIEEDYIESETNDELKAAMAVLTEIEKSVIVDFYYNNLSLHEIADKRGIKYRTAVNNKTRAIYKLKTHFEEINFKFEW; this is translated from the coding sequence ATGAATAAAAAGATTGATAACGAAATGATTGAAAGAGCACTCAAAGGCTCTTTGGAAGACAAAGATACCATAGTCGAACTCTTGGAACCTCTTATTAAGTCGAGTATTTCAAGATACTACTATAGAGCTCACCTCTACGATGATTTGATGCAGGACGGAAAGCTCGAGATACTAAAATGCTTTAAAAACTTCGATCCATCTCAAGGAGTCTACTTTCTGGGTTATGTAAAAACCATGCTCAGATACTACTATCTCAACAGAAATAGGGATAAGGAATGTTTTTCACTTGATGAAACCAATGAAGAAGGCTTATGCCAATTAGAATTACTAGAAAGTGATGAGAATATCGAAGAAGATTATATCGAATCAGAGACAAATGATGAATTAAAAGCTGCCATGGCTGTACTTACGGAGATTGAAAAGTCCGTAATAGTGGATTTCTATTACAATAATCTTTCACTACATGAGATAGCCGACAAAAGGGGAATCAAGTACAGAACAGCAGTAAACAACAAGACTAGGGCGATATATAAACTAAAAACTCATTTTGAAGAAATAAATTTTAAATTTGAATGGTAA